The genomic DNA GAGCCGGTGGCTGCGTCGGTACGACTACACGGCGGCGCTGAGCTTCACGACGGAGGTCATCCGGTTGCAGGAGCAGATGGTGGTCAACGACATGGACCCCAAGCAGCCCAGCATCCCGCCGAGGCAGTTCCGCAAGGCGCAGATCGACCGGAGCGTGAAGCTGTCCGCGGGACGACTGGTCGTCGACGACTCGTCCCTGTGGGGCCGGCTGTTGGAGGACGGCGCGACCGAGTCGACGAAGTAACGCTCTGTCGGTGGGGCTGAGCGCGACCGAGCTGCAGCTCCGATTGCCAATAGGCAATGCCAATAAGGATTGCCAATAAGCGCGCCGTGGGCATGCGTCGCGCGGGTCTGTGAACCGCGGTTCACGACTGCGCTAGGGTGCGCGCATGACCACGGTCGATGAAGCCGGAGGCTCGCTCGCGAAGACGCCGCGGCGGCAGCAGTTGGACGCGATGGAGAACGACGCGCTTCGACAAGCGGCCAACTGGTTCATCCTCGCCGCCGGTACAGCGAACGTGATCATGCAGCTGTCCCGGCAGGCCGTCGCCTACGGCGTCATGGAGAGCAAGGTCGACGAGGGCAGCCTCTTCAAGAACCCGAAGCGGCGGGCCCGCACCACGCTGGCGTACGTCGCGGTGACGATGCTCGGCGGAGCGGAGGAGCGCGCCGCGATGCGCCGGGCGACGAACGCCTCCCACGCGCGCGTCCGCTCCGAGCCCGGGCATCCGGTCGGCTACAACGCGTTCGACCCTGGTCTCCAGCGCTGGGTGACGGCGTGCCTGTACGTCGGCGCGGAGGACGCTTACCAGCGCGTGCACGGCCCGCTGCAGGGTGAGTTCCGGGAGCGGTTCTACCAGCAGGGGAGCGTGTTCGGGACGACGCTGCAACTGCCGCCCGAATCGTGGCCGGCG from Myxococcus guangdongensis includes the following:
- a CDS encoding oxygenase MpaB family protein yields the protein MTTVDEAGGSLAKTPRRQQLDAMENDALRQAANWFILAAGTANVIMQLSRQAVAYGVMESKVDEGSLFKNPKRRARTTLAYVAVTMLGGAEERAAMRRATNASHARVRSEPGHPVGYNAFDPGLQRWVTACLYVGAEDAYQRVHGPLQGEFRERFYQQGSVFGTTLQLPPESWPATRDDFGAYWQAEVAGLTMDERTRDYLSRIVRLEYLGRRIPAPVLRLRQRLVAGYLGPEFRALMQLPWTDDDARTFEKFNLRLARFMRLVPAAVREAPLRRQLRDVRRRLAEGRPLF